TTGTCGTTCTGGGGCTGAATGTCGGAAGCTTCGGATCCGAAGTGGTGCGCGGTGCTCTTGAAGCGATCCCGAAAGGGCAAATCGAAGCTGCACGTGCGCTGAATTACACCACTCCCCGGGCCTTTCTCCATATTCTGTTGCCCCAGGCCATGCGCATCGCAATCAAGCCTTCGGCAAATATGATGGTGGATCTTCTTAAACTGACACCGATCACCTCGCTGGTTACGGTCTCTGAGTTGACTCGAAATGCCATGGTGATGCGAACCCAGACCGGCAGCACGATGAGTACGCTGCTTTGCATCTTCGTGATCTATTTCATTCTTGCCTCGGCGATCTACTGGGTCATGAACCGCGTCGAGGCACGCGTGTTCCGCAGCCGCACAACAGAGGACGAAAAGGGGCGCGTTGCAGCATGATCTGGAATAATGAATTCGCGATCTCAATTCTGCCAAAACTTCTGCAAGGCCTGCTTACCACCATTCAGGCGACATTCCTAGGGTCTTTGTTGGCTCTTGTGCTGGGCCTATTGCTGGCACTGGTTCAACGGTCGCCGAAAAAAATCATCCGATCAGCCGGGTATGCTGTAACAGAGCTTCTGCGAAGGACGCCGCTTCTCGTGCATCTTTACCTTCTGTTCTATGCGTTTCCTGAAGTCGGCGTGGTGCTGAGCCCGCTTACGGCAGGGGTGCTGGCGCTTGGGCTTCACACTGGATCCTATATGGCAGCGGTGTATCAATCTGGCATTGAGGCTGTTCCGAACGGACAATGGGAGGCCGCCAAATCCCTCGGATATACCCGCTCGCGGATATGGACAAAGATCATCCTGCCACAGGCAATTCCGATGATGATACCGGCACTTGGCAATTATATCCTCCTTATGTTCAAGGAAAGTGCGATCCTTTCGGTGATTGCGGTTCCCGAGGCGATGCAGGCAGCCATGTCCATCGGTAGCCGGTCCTATCGCTACTTTGAGGCGGTAACTGTGGTCGGGATTCTCTATCTCGTGATCAGCCTTCCTATTGCAGTAGTGCTGCGGCACCTGGAATCCAAACTGGCGATCAAACGCCAGTAATAAAATCTCGTCAAAAAGCCAACAGGAGTAATCATGACACAGAAAGCCAAAGCCGGTATCATGACCGCCATTGCCACAATCAGCCTGATGATTTCCGGTATCCCGGCTGTTGCCGAGGGCAAACTGGAGGCCATTAAATCGGCCGGAGTGATTCAGATGGGCGTGGCAACAGAGCCGCCTTTCTCAGAGCTGAAGGCCGATGGCACATTGACCGGGGCTGACCCGGATGTCGCACGACTTGTATTCTCAGATCTTGGCAATGTTGATCTGAACCCTAATGTGGTGGACTGGGGCGCTCTTATTCCTGGTCTTATGGCAAATCGCTTTGATGCGATCGCGACCGGCCTGATCATTACGCCTGATCGTTGCAATGCGGTGCTGTTCTCTGAGCCGGTCCTGTGCATGGCGGAAGCCTTTATCGTTCGTAAGGGCAACCCCAAAGCGGTGACAACATATGAAGAGCTTGTGGCAAGCGATGCGATCTTCGCCGCCGTTTCCGGGACCGAAACAAGCCGTGCGCTGTCATTGGGTATGCCAGAAGACCGCATCATGCTGGTTCCCGATATTTTTGCTGCGGTCGAACTGCTGAAAAGCGGGCGCGCCGATATTATCGGTTTCCCCGATGTCACGCTCTACCAGGCGATGAAATCGCTCTCGGAAGACGAATATGAACTGCTTTCAAAGGTCGAAGGCGAGCCGGTTTCCTGCACGGCTGCGGCTTTCAATCCGGCAAATCAGGATGTCAGGGATTTCTACGACTCCCGCATGGTGGCCTTGCGGGAATCGGGGGAGCTGCAAAAGATTCTCTCTGCCTATGGTTTTGACCCCGATCTGCCGGCCACGCTCTCGCGTACCGATCTTTGCGGTGCTCCGAACTGAGCGCATTTCGCCCGGACCTGTCGGGTCCGGGCTCCCTTCATCTCCCTGCGGATTTCCAATGCCCCTTCCTCCCCTCCCGGATGCTGAGCGCCTGACCAGATGGGCGCAGGCCTTCGCCCGTTTCCCTAGCCCCCAGACCGGGCTTTTCGAGGCAGAGCCTCAGGTTCAGGCCTTCCTTGCCGGTCCGGTGAGCGCCGTTCTGGATGAGTGCGGCCTGAACGCCCGCCGGGATGCGATGGGAAGCCTGATCGTTGATATCGCGGGATCCGAGCCCGGGCCTTCGCTTCTTGTGATGGCCTATGCCATGACCCATCCGGCGGCGCGGATGGAAGACCCCTATGAGGCGCGGCTTATTGACGGAGGCACCCGCCTGCGCGGGCGCGGCCTTGCCGAGCAGAAAGGTGCCCTTGTTGCGGCAATTGCGGCGGTGGCGGCGGCAGCGCCTGCGATCACAACGGGCCGGTTGGTTCTTGTCATCTCGTCCGCTGGTGAGACCGGGCGCCATGACGCTGCACGGGCTGCCCTTACCGAGCTGGATTTCGTGCCCGATGCTGCGATCATTGCCATTGGCACATCGGGCCGCCTTGCCCTGGCCAATAAGGGCAGGATCGACGTTGATATCTGCGTCCGGGGGCAGGCGGCGCATTCCTCGACCCCATGGGCGGGCGTAGATGCCATCACGGGAGCCCGCCAGGTGCTGGACCGGGTGCTGGCGCTCGATCCGGGTGACAGGGCGCATCCGGGCCTTGGCCGGGCGACACTGGTTGCAACTTCGATCCGCTCGCTGCCCGAGGCGACCCATACGATCCAGGACGAGGTGAACCTGACGTTCGACCGCCGCCTTCTGCCGGGCGACGATGCTGAGGATGCCTTTGCCGCCATCGCATCGGCCGCCGCAATCGGCGCGCCCTGGCAGGTCGAGGTCTCTCGCGGCCCGCATATGTTTCCGGCCGAGATTGCCCCAGATGGCCGGCTGGCCCGGGCGGTGGCAGCGGGCTGCCATCTCGCCGGCCTTGCGCCACCGGAGCCGTTCTTCTCGGATGGTGCGCTTGATGCCGGGCTTTTTCATTCGCTGGGGGCCGAGGCTGCCATGTGGGGGCCGGGCGACATGTCCCTCTGGCACTCGGCCGAGGAGACAATCGCGCTTTCGGACATAGGCGATGCGGCGCGCGGCTATCTGGGGCTGATCCGCACCTGGCTCGCGTGACCCCTCGCAGAGGGAATGCGCATCCGTGCCGCATGACCCATGCCCAAGACATGCACGGATAAGACTAAAACCGGAGTTAAGAATGCTTTCTGAATTCAAACCGCTGCGCGTCGGCCTGGTCGGATGCGGAGGGATGGGGATACGCCACGCACGCGCAGTCTCCGGGATGCGCGCCCGCGGATGCGCGGTTGTCGAGATCGTGGCGATCTGTGACGCTGAGGAAGGCCGCAGGGAAGTGGTTGCCGGGCTGATTGCGAAAGATGGTCGCCGACCGGCGGAATACGCGGATCCGGCAGCTCTTTTTGCCGATCCGAATGTAGAGGCCGTGGATATCGTGCTGCCCACGTCCCTGCATCACGTGATGATCCTTGAGGCGCTGGCGGCAGGCAAACATGTGCTGGTCGAAAAGCCGCTCGCGCTGACTGTCGCGGCATGCGACCTGATCGTTGAGGCGGCAGGGAGCACGAATCTGGTCGTGGCGGTTGCCGAGAATTATCGCCGCATCGCCAGCAACCGGGCGGTGGCTGGCCTGATCCGCGAGGGTGCTTTCGGGCCGCTTGATGCGATGTATGCGCGAAATTTTGCTTCGCCTGAGCCGCCGGTCAAGGCGGGAGAGTGCCCGGTTGCCGCTCCGCCCTGGTATCGTGACCGCCGCAGCGCCGGCGGCTATCATGTGCTGGAAATTGGCGTACATGAGGCTGATCTTCAGCACTTCTGGTTCGGCCCGGTCCGCAGTGTCGAGGCAAGAATCGGCTTCTTCTCGCGGAAGCGCGACAATCAGGCCTTTCCCAGCGAGGATCTGCTGACCGCTTCTTTCGGTTTCGACGGCGGCTTTACCAGCCATATCGATTTTTGCTCGACCATTCGCGGCTATGAAACCGCAGATCGCTTGCTGATCGGGCGGGAGGCTGTGGTGAGCAGCAATGCCTGGCATGCCTGGCAAGGCGGCGAGGTCCGCTTCGAGGATGGCCGGCGTGAGGCGCTGGACCGGATGATCGCGACCTGGATTGACCAGCTTGCGCCGGAACACCGCGCCCAGGTTCTGCCCCATGGGGCGTGGATCGAGGATTCGGAGGCGCTGGCAACAGAACCGCTGACCTATGGCGTCGGGCTGGCGATCCATGACTTTGCCCGTGCGGCGCGCAGCGGCACCCAGCCGGAAATCAATGCCGAGCAGGCGCGGCGCGCGGTCGCAACCTGCTGCGCTATGCTGGAATCCGCCGAGCTCGGGACCCGGGTTGATGTTGACGATGTGTTGAGCGGCGCGCTGCGCGCCGGACAAGCGCCCCTCAACCAGGCAATCGGATTGGCGTGATCATGACCCTTCAGCATCAGCTTACCGGTCGTTTTGCGGTGGTAACGGGCGCGGCACAGGGGATCGGTGCGGAGATTGCCCGCTCTTTGCAGGAGGCGGGGGCCAGCGTGCTGGGGCTTGACCGTGAGGCCGGGCCGGATTGCATTGCCTGCGATCTGGCGGATCCCGGGCAGATAGCGGCAGCTGCGGCTGAAGTGGTGACCCGTTTCGGCCGCGTTGATATTCTGGTGAACAATGCCGGGGTTAATGAAAAACGCGGCCTTGATGAGATCGATCTTGCCCATCTGGACCGGCTGATCGGGATCAACCTGCGGGCACCGATCCTTCTGACCGCCGCGCTCGCCCGGCACATGGCTCCGGGCGGGCGAATCATCAATATTGCCTCGGAGCTGGCCTATACCGGGCGGGCCTGCGGCTCGGTCTATGCCGCGACCAAGGGCGCGATGCTGTCGCTGACGCGGTCCTGGGCGCGTGAACTTGCCCCCGGCATTCTGGTCAATGCCGTGGCACCGGGGCCGGTTGATACCGGGATGCTTGGTTTCGCGACCCTGCCGCCGGAACGGCGCGCCGCCGAGACAGACAATCCGCTGGGCCGTATCGGCGAAGTGTCCGAAATTGCGGCAACGGTGCTGTTTCTCTGCGGTCCGGGCGGAAATTTATATACAGGTCAATGCCTTGGTCCGAATGGTGGCATCGTGATGACCTGAGGCTGCCACCGCTAATCATAGCAAACAGAGGGAAAAATGACGGAAAGCACTGCGGTCAGGATAGAACTTGCAACCCGAGATAACTTCGCCCCCTTCGGGCATCTGATCTCACCCGAAGACGGTATGCCCGATTTCGCGGGTCCGAATTATTCGACCTGGCGCTATCCGCTTCACCTCGGTGGAACCGCCGATCTGACCATGCTGCGCCACCAGTACCGGCCGGTGGTCTGCGCGCGGCTTGAGCGGCATTCGGAAATTACAGAACTCCGGGTTCCGCTGGATCACCGGCCGTCGATTGTCTTCCTCGCCGCCACCCCGCATGAGCCATCGCCCGCTGAGGTTCATGGCTTTCTGGTGCCGGGGGATTGCTCCATCCTGATCGCGCGTGACTGCTGGCACTCCTCTTCCTTTGCGACAGATCCCAGAGGGGCACAGTTCATCCTGATCTCGGATCGGGAAACCGAGGCAGAGCTTGAAGAGGCCGGGCTGGACGGCACACCGGCCATCCGAACTCAGGTTCTAGACTGGACCGGCAAGGCCTGCCTTGTTCCGGATTTCGGGTCGCTGGGCAAAGCTTTCGACAGGTTCCGCTAGCACGAAATCCAGTGGCGCGCAGCACGCCTGCCCTTTCGAAAAGGGTCTGCTTCGGTCCTGTTACTGGCGGAACGATGTCTTTACAACAGGCGAAAGGGAAGGGGCCGCCGCATGGATATCCGCTGGCTACAGGATTTTCTGGCTCTGGCCGAATTGCGCAGCTTTACCCGCGCGGCCGAGTTTCGGAGCCTGTCACAGGCTGCCTTTTCGCGCCGGATGCAATCGCTGGAGCATTGGGTCGGGGCAGAGCTGGTTCGCAAGGGCTCGCAGCCGGTGCAGCTGACCGAGGCCGGTGCGCAGTTTCGCGAAGAGGCGCGTGGCACGGTTGACCGGCTGCTGGAGGCGCGGGCCAGCGCAAGGGCAAGCCTTTTCGAGACACGCACCCAGATCCGTCTCGCCATGCCTTCGGTGCTGGCGCGCAGCGATTTCCGACGCGTGATGGAGGGGCTGCCGCTGGCAAAGGATCTTTCCTTTGCCGTGATCGTCGGCACCACAGCCGAAGTGACCGCGCGTTTTATCGCGGGGGACGCCGATCTGCTGATCGCGCATGATTCCCCGGCGCTTCCCTCGCATGAGCGGATGTTGCAACTGGACCGGCTGGTCCTGCGTCGCGACCGCTTTCGCCCCTATGCCGCAGCCGGGCGGGGTGATTTCGGCTTTCCCGGCACGCGCCAGCAGCCCTTCCCGCTGATCGGCTACGGTATGCGCGCCTATTTCGGGCAGCTGCAGGAAGAATTACTGAGCCGGACCGGCATACGCTCCAGTCATCGCCTGGTGGTGCAATGTGACATGTCCGACATTTTGCGCGAGGCGATTGCCGCAGGTTACGGCATCGGCTGGCTGCCTGAAAGCGCAGTCGGGGGTGAGACGGGACTCGTGCCGGTTGGCGGCCCGGAATGGGAGTTACCGATGGAGATCTGTGCCTTCCGGCCGCATCGCAGCCCGTCTGCACTGCTCGGGCGGGTCTGGGCGGCGCTGGCGGCAGAGGCCGGTTGAAAGGGCCTTGCATGGCTCATGCAGCATTTGCATTGGACGGCGGAAGGACGGCGCGCCCATCATCGGGCATATCGTAACCGAACAGTCATTCGCCGGACCTGACATGATGCAAACCACCCGTATCGAAGAAGACAATCTCGGAAATCTCGAGCTGCCTGCCACTTGCCTCTGGGGCGTGCATACCGCGCGCGCGGTTGAGAATTTCCCAATCTCGGGAATACCGCTGGCGGATTTTCCTGAATTCATCCGGGCTCTCGCGCAGGTGAAGCAGGCGGCAGCGCGTGCAAATCAGCGCCTTGGTGTCCTTCGCCCGGAGAAGGCGCGCGTGATCGATGAGGTCTGCGACGAGCTTATTGCCGGGCGCTGGCACGAGAGTTTTCGCGTCGATATGATCCAGGGCGGCGCCGGCACCTCGACCAATATGAATATGAACGAGGTCATCGCCAATCTGGCGCTGTTGAAAATGGGCCATCGCCCCGGCGATTACGCGCATCTGCATCCGAATGACGATGTGAACCGCTCGCAATCGACCAATGACGTCTATCCTTCGGCCATGCGGCTGGCCATGGTTGCGCAGTGCGCGGCGCTGAAGGCGGCACAGTTGCGGCTGGTTGCGGCGCTGGATGAACGCGCGCTCGCTTTCGCGCAGATCCGCAAGATCGGGCGCACCCAGCTCCAGGACGCGGTGCCGATGACGCTGGGCCAGGAATTTGCCGGTTTCGCCGTCACCATCCGCGAGGATATCGCCATCATCGAGCGGCTTTCGCAGCTTTTGCTTGAGATCAATCTGGGTGGCACCGCCATTGGTACAAGGGTCAATACGCCCGAGGGCTATGCCGAAATCGCCGTGACCGAACTGGCGCAGATCTCGGGGCTGGAGGTAAAGCTCGCGGGCGATCTGATCGAGGCGTCATCAGATACAGGTGCCTATGTCACCTTCTCCGGGGCGCTGAAGCGGATCGCGGTCAAACTCTCGAAAATCTGTAATGATCTGCGGCTGCTCTCGTCTGGTCCGCGTTCCGGGTTCATGGAAATCCGCCTGCCCGCGATGCAGGCCGGATCCTCGATCATGCCGGGCAAGGTCAATCCGGTGATCCCCGAAGTGGTCAATCAGATCGCTTTCCAGGTGATCGGCAACGATCTCACCGTGACCATGGCTGCCGAGGCGGGGCAATTGCAGCTGAACGCATTCGAGCCCATCATCGTGCTTAATGTACTGCAAAGCATTCGTATCCTGATCCAGGGCATGGATGTGCTGACTGCGCGCTGCATCAGCGGGATCGAGGCGAATATCGCACAATGCGAGGGTGCGCTGGAGAACAGCCTTGTTCTGGCGACGATGCTGGTTCCGCATATCGGTTACAGCAGGGCCGCAAGCATCGCCAAAGCCGCTCTGGCCGATGGGAGCACTGTGGCGGAAACGGCAGTCCGCCTGGGGTTCATGACATTGGCAGAGGTCGAAGCGGTGTACCACTGAACAGGCGGTATGCCGGCCCTGAGCGTTGGGCTGCCCCTGTTCCTGATCACACGGGCCCGCCTGTTCATGACCTTTCCTGCGGTTTTCATCACGGCACTCGCCGGGCTGGCGCTGCCTGGGACCATCGGGCGGAACCTCACCACGGCGAATGTCCGGTTTCCGGGCATTGGCGGGGCCATTTGGGGGGCTGCCGGTCAACCGTTCTCCTGTTCGCGGCGGAGGAGGGCATATTGCATGGTGTTCTCATAAATCGGCTGGCCTGCCGCATCGCTGGTGAAGGTGGCAAATTCGACGAATGTTCCCTCCTGCCGCATCCCCAGCCCTTCGCAAAGCTGGCGGGAGCGGGTTTTGTGATCCTCGACACAGGCATAGAGGCGGCGCGCCGCGGCAGTGCTGAAGAAGTAATCGAAAAGCGCCCGCGCCGCTTCAAGAGCAAAACCCCGGCCCGCGAAGGCCGGGTTAAAGTTCCAGCCGATCGAGACGGTGTCGGGCTCTTCCGCCTCGGGATGGGGGAAGAGATCCCCGATCAGCTGACCTGTACCTTTGAGCGCGACGGCGATCTGCTGATCATCACCGCTGCGCGTGGCGGTCTCTGCACGGGCCGCCGCCAGATCTGCCAGTCTCAGATCCAGAAAACAGCTGGACACCGGGGCCTGGAGATAGGCGAACAGCGCCTCTGCGTCACCCTCCTGGAAGTTGCGCAGGATGAGGCGTTCGGTCTCGATCGGTTGCATGATACATGGGGTATTTACGGCGCGCGCCGCTCAGTGTGCCGGTGATCCGGCAGGTTTGCGGTAGCTGGCGAGGGCGATGTAAACCACCACAGACAGGATCAGGACGGCCGAGGTGCTAAACAGCAGCGAACGGGTCTGCGTGTAGGTGGCCTTTCCGGTCTCGATCAGGGCGGTGCCCTGCGCGCCACCCAGCTCACTCGCCACGATATAGCTGTCGCCGATGCTGCGGGCGGCTCGTGCTGCGAGAGCGGGCGGCAGGGTCGCGGGCAAGTCGATGGCGCGGCTGAACACGCCGGAGATGAAGACGCCAAAGAAGGTGATGCCGCCCTTGCTGGCCTCGACCGAGCCCATGATCGCGATGGACGAGGCCGTCCGCCCGATGCTGAGAGTCAGGCCAAGTACGGCCAGCGCCGCGGGCACCGTGATGCCGGGGTCTGGAAATCGCTCTGCGCGATACAGGCAAGTGCCGCTGCTGCAATGGCCAGAGACAGGCTCGATACCAGCACATATTGCAGCTATTGCGCCAGCGTCAGCTCTGCCCGGGCGCACCCGGCCCGGTTACGGCAAAGTTGCGATACCAGCAGTCAGACACCAGTGTCGCACAGGCCCGCGTGCTATTTCAGGCGTGGAAGTGGTGCGCACGCCTGACCCGGGCGCCCGACGTTGCAGACCAGAACGGACGGCCGGGAAAGGCCGGTCGGCAATTGCGGCAGGGCCGCAGCGCCATGCCGCATTGACCTTCCCCGGCGTCAGGAGATAGCGGTTTGGGTATGAGGTCGCATCGGACAGGCTGGCTGCGCAATTTCGCGCTTTGGGTGCTTTTCGCGCCGTTTTTGCTGACCTCGCTGATTGCGCCGGGTGTGATGCCGGTGCGTGATGCCAGCGGTGTGCTGGTGCTGGTGATCTGTTCGGCCGAAGGGATGACAGAGATCGCCGTCGACCCGCTGACGCTGGAGCCGCTTGCGGCCGGAGACATTCCCGCACCGGAGCATAAAAGCGATCACTGTGCCTGGGCAAATGCCCATGTGCCTCTGGTCCTTGTCCCACCGCTGCAGAGCCCTTTGTTGACCGGTCAGGCCCGGGCATCTGAGCTGCCATCGCTGCCTTCAATCCTTGCGATTGCCAGAGAGACCGGCCTGCCTCCGGCAACCGGACCACCCGTTTCCGTCTGACGTTTCCCTGAACAGAAACTCTCAGAACGGATATATCAGATGATGACTGCAACCGGCGGGGCCAGGACCCCGCAGGCAGCTTTGGCTGTCGCCCGGAATACGACCCCCACAGGAATTCTGCAGGGAGAGGCTGCATGACTGCCAGCCTTTCTTCGCAGAACACAGCCACCCGCGCCGCTGCGCCCTCCGGCCTCTATCGTGCGGTCTGGCGCTGGCATTTCTATGCCGGGCTGCTGGTGCTGCCCTTCCTGATCACGCTGGCGGTGACCGGCGCGCTCTATCTCTTCAAGGACGAGATAGACGGCTGGCTGCATGCCGATCTGAAACATGTGCAGATCGGCGAGGCGGCAACACTGCCCCCGTCAGAGCTGGTCGCCTCGGCCCTGCGGGCCGTGCCGGGGGTTGCGGTGAAATACACCGACCCGCCGCGTGAGGACATGTCGGTCGAGATCACGGTGCAGACCGAAGACCGGGGCCGTCTGGCGGTCTATATCGATCCGAGAAGCGGCGAGGTTCTGGGCAGCCTGCCCGATCGCGGCACCATCTCATGGACGATCAGATATCTGCATTCGCTGAAGTTCTTTGGCCAGGGGCCACGCATGCTGATCGAGATCGTTGCGGGCTGGACGATCCTGCTGGTGGCCACCGGGGTCTGGCTCTGGTGGCCGCGCGGGCAAAAGGGTGGCGTCGTCACCATCCGGGGCAGCAGGCAAAGGCGGGTGTTCTGGCGTGACCTCCATGCCGTGACCGGCATCTTTGTCGGGGGTTTCATCGTCTTTCTGGCGCTGACCGGCATGCCCTGGTCCTCGGTCTGGGGGGACAAGGTCAATCAATGGGCCAATGGCAGTAACTTTGGCTATCCTGCGGGGCTGCGCATAGACGTGCCGATGTCGGATGAGCATCTCGGCCATGTGGCAAAAACCTCCTGGTCGCTGGAACAGGCGCAACTCCCGGAAAGCCTGCCGCCGGAAGGCCCTCCGGGCGCCATGACGATGGAGCCGGTCGGCCTCGACTTTGCCATCGGGGCTTTTGACGCCCTTGGCCTGCATCCGGGCTATGCCGTCAGTCTGCCGCAATCCGCATCCGGGGTCTATTCCGGCTCGGTTTATCCCGATGATCTGACGGCGCAGCGCGTGGTTCATCTGGACCAGTACAGCGGCGCACCGCTGATCGACATGAGCTATGGTGATTACGGACCGCTGGGGCGCGGCCTCGAATGGGGGATCAATACCCATATGGGCCAGACCTATGGCCTTGCCAATCAGATCGTGCTGCTGCTGGCCTGTGCCGGGATGGTGCTGCTTTCGGTCTCGGCGGCGGTGATGTGGTGGAAACGCCGCCCTTCGGGGTCGCTCGGGGTGCCGCCACTGCCGGCAGAGCGCAAAGTGTTCATCGGCCTCTTCCTGCTTCTCGGGATTGGGGGCCTGCTGTTCCCGCTGACCGGGCTGTCGCTCGTGGTGATGATCGGGCTGGATCTTCTGTGGCAGCGGATCGCGGCAAGGCGGCCCCCAACCGCCCTCGGATAAGCAAAGACCCCGGGCGTGCGCAGAATATCGGCACGCCCGGGCCCGGGTGCAATGTCCGGGTGGCTGTTCCGGGCCCCGATCCGCCGGACAACCTGACAGAGCCCCTTCGTGCAGGGCTTTGACCGTCCGGCGCGGAAAAGGGGGCCGGTCAGGGCGATTTACATGGGGATAGTCAGGCTGTTTTCATCGCCCATTCCGAGATGCGTTAGAGGGTCTTACCCCAGCAGTTCATCGGACACACCACTCCAGAGGCGCAAAGCGCCAGGCATGAGTTCAAATCCGTTGCCCTTCAGCCATGTCAAAGCTCTGTCGTGATAACCCGGACATAACGGGCTGTTCTTCTGCGTGAGGATCGTGACCCGAAGGGTCGGAGACAGCTGTCCCCGGCCATCCGGTGCTCATGGTGCTGATCGTCGAAACAGGGAACACCTGGAACGAAGGTCCGTTCAGGCTCTGCGCCGGCGCAGCACATCAAGCCCTGCCGCGAGCACCAGAACGATCCCGGTAACCATAAGCCCCATTTCGGCCCTGGCATTCATCAGAATAAGGCCGTTGGCGAGCATTCCCAGCAGAACCACCCCAAGCGCCACCCGCAAGAGCGACCCACGGCCACCCGCAAAAGGCACACCTCCCAGCAGAACTGCGGTCAGCACACTCAGTTCCATCCCGATGCCAAGCGTTCCCGATGGCGCTGAGTTGATCCGTGCGATGGTCATCAGCGCTGCAAGGGCAGTTGCGAGACCAACTGCAACATAAAGCCAGATCGTCGTGCGCGCCACACCGATACCAACCAGAAAGGCGGCTCGCTCGTTCACACCCAGTGCAATGGCATGCCGGCTCATGGTCGCGTAACGCATGAAGATCAGCCCGAGGATCAGCACTGTCAGCATGATCCAGGTCAGGACAGGCAGTCCCAGCACCCGGCCATAGCCAATCCAAGTGAAGGCCTCGGGAAAGCCAAAAAGCGGGTTGGGCGACAGCCATTGTGCGAAGCCGCGAAACAGGGTCAGTCCGCCCAAGGTCACGATGATCGGCGACATTTTCAGCGCGCCGACCAGCACGCCGTTGATCAGACCGGTCAAGGCCCCCGTGCCGAGGACAAGCAGGACCGTGCCGGCAATCCCCAGATATGGAAAGGCGAGGCCCGCAATGACCGAGAACAATGCCAGTTGCGATCCGATGCTCAGATCTACCTTACCCGCCATCATCAGCACCGCAAAGGGAATGGCGATAGTCATCAATGTGGCAATCTGCACCGAGATGCTGATCAGATTGTCCAGCGTCAGAAAGACCGGGGACTGCAGGGTAAAAAACAGTCCCAGCATCAGGACGGCAAGCGGCAGCGCAGCCATTCCGACAGGGCCGGAAAGGTTGCGACGCGGCGCCGCTGCCGTGGTGGATGCAGACGTTACCGGCGGGGTTTGGGAAATCGTCATCGGGCAGCCCCTTCCTGTGCCTTGACCTCTGGCAGCGGCGGCGCCTCGATGGTTGCGGCAGTTTCGGTCTGATGCGTGTATTTATGGGCATACTCAACGAGAAGCCCGGCGGTGATGTCTTCGTCCATGCAGGCCACCTGGCGCCCTCTGGCGAGGATGATTGCCCGGTCACAGAGGCTGGCAATCTCTTCAGGGTCGGAAGAGGCAACCAGAATGGAGCCCCCTGTTGCTGTAAAGCGGCGCAGCAGTTGATAAAGATCTTCGCGGGCACCGATGTCGACGCCCTGTGTCGGCTCATCCAGCAGAAGCACACGGATACCGAGATCCGGGAACAGCCAGCGTCCCATCATCAGCTTTTGTGCATTGCCGCCGCTGAACAGATGGCCGGCCTGACCAGGCAGATTGGGGCGCAGCTGCATGAGGTCAGCTATTTCAGCGAACAGGCGCTTCTGACGGCGGGCACCGCCCGCAAAATCGCCGAAATGCGGCATAAGCAGGTTTTCCAGCGCAGTCAGCTCTCCGAAAAGACCTTGCTCCTTGCGATCGGATGCGACAAGCGCCAGTCCGGCCCGCCGCGCCGTTCCCGGGTCTTTCGGCCGTATTTCGCGGCCTGCGAGGCAGCGCCGCCCTGCCTGCTGTGGTCGCACGCCTGCAAGGCTCTCCAGAAGATCCGTGCGC
This genomic window from Rhodobacter sp. 24-YEA-8 contains:
- the ehuB gene encoding ectoine/hydroxyectoine ABC transporter substrate-binding protein EhuB, producing the protein MTQKAKAGIMTAIATISLMISGIPAVAEGKLEAIKSAGVIQMGVATEPPFSELKADGTLTGADPDVARLVFSDLGNVDLNPNVVDWGALIPGLMANRFDAIATGLIITPDRCNAVLFSEPVLCMAEAFIVRKGNPKAVTTYEELVASDAIFAAVSGTETSRALSLGMPEDRIMLVPDIFAAVELLKSGRADIIGFPDVTLYQAMKSLSEDEYELLSKVEGEPVSCTAAAFNPANQDVRDFYDSRMVALRESGELQKILSAYGFDPDLPATLSRTDLCGAPN
- a CDS encoding Gfo/Idh/MocA family protein, which gives rise to MLSEFKPLRVGLVGCGGMGIRHARAVSGMRARGCAVVEIVAICDAEEGRREVVAGLIAKDGRRPAEYADPAALFADPNVEAVDIVLPTSLHHVMILEALAAGKHVLVEKPLALTVAACDLIVEAAGSTNLVVAVAENYRRIASNRAVAGLIREGAFGPLDAMYARNFASPEPPVKAGECPVAAPPWYRDRRSAGGYHVLEIGVHEADLQHFWFGPVRSVEARIGFFSRKRDNQAFPSEDLLTASFGFDGGFTSHIDFCSTIRGYETADRLLIGREAVVSSNAWHAWQGGEVRFEDGRREALDRMIATWIDQLAPEHRAQVLPHGAWIEDSEALATEPLTYGVGLAIHDFARAARSGTQPEINAEQARRAVATCCAMLESAELGTRVDVDDVLSGALRAGQAPLNQAIGLA
- a CDS encoding SDR family NAD(P)-dependent oxidoreductase translates to MTLQHQLTGRFAVVTGAAQGIGAEIARSLQEAGASVLGLDREAGPDCIACDLADPGQIAAAAAEVVTRFGRVDILVNNAGVNEKRGLDEIDLAHLDRLIGINLRAPILLTAALARHMAPGGRIINIASELAYTGRACGSVYAATKGAMLSLTRSWARELAPGILVNAVAPGPVDTGMLGFATLPPERRAAETDNPLGRIGEVSEIAATVLFLCGPGGNLYTGQCLGPNGGIVMT
- a CDS encoding M20 family metallopeptidase, with amino-acid sequence MPLPPLPDAERLTRWAQAFARFPSPQTGLFEAEPQVQAFLAGPVSAVLDECGLNARRDAMGSLIVDIAGSEPGPSLLVMAYAMTHPAARMEDPYEARLIDGGTRLRGRGLAEQKGALVAAIAAVAAAAPAITTGRLVLVISSAGETGRHDAARAALTELDFVPDAAIIAIGTSGRLALANKGRIDVDICVRGQAAHSSTPWAGVDAITGARQVLDRVLALDPGDRAHPGLGRATLVATSIRSLPEATHTIQDEVNLTFDRRLLPGDDAEDAFAAIASAAAIGAPWQVEVSRGPHMFPAEIAPDGRLARAVAAGCHLAGLAPPEPFFSDGALDAGLFHSLGAEAAMWGPGDMSLWHSAEETIALSDIGDAARGYLGLIRTWLA
- the ehuD gene encoding ectoine/hydroxyectoine ABC transporter permease subunit EhuD; the protein is MIWNNEFAISILPKLLQGLLTTIQATFLGSLLALVLGLLLALVQRSPKKIIRSAGYAVTELLRRTPLLVHLYLLFYAFPEVGVVLSPLTAGVLALGLHTGSYMAAVYQSGIEAVPNGQWEAAKSLGYTRSRIWTKIILPQAIPMMIPALGNYILLMFKESAILSVIAVPEAMQAAMSIGSRSYRYFEAVTVVGILYLVISLPIAVVLRHLESKLAIKRQ
- the ehuC gene encoding ectoine/hydroxyectoine ABC transporter permease subunit EhuC; protein product: MQSYLPYIPLLLEGLAVTLQIFVLATLLAAAFAIFAGSVRFVGPAWARWPVACLVEFFRGTSCFVQLFWCFYALPLFGITLSPFLTSVVVLGLNVGSFGSEVVRGALEAIPKGQIEAARALNYTTPRAFLHILLPQAMRIAIKPSANMMVDLLKLTPITSLVTVSELTRNAMVMRTQTGSTMSTLLCIFVIYFILASAIYWVMNRVEARVFRSRTTEDEKGRVAA